Below is a genomic region from Actinomycetota bacterium.
GCGCGTCCCTGCCGAGCGGGAGCCGGTAGAGCTTGGCCCGGTCCCCCACCACGACACCCTCGACCTCCAGCGCGTCGTAGATCGAAAAGGGGTGGGCCAGCGAGGTCGCCTTCGGCAGGTCGTGGTTTCCGATGAGAAGGAACACCGAAGTACCCGACCGGGCGAGCCTGCGGATGCGCTCCGCGAAAAGCGACTGCAGCGTGGGAGTCGGGTGCTGATGCTTAAAGGCGTCGCCGGCGAAAACGACCGCGTGCACGCCCTCTGACTCGGCGACGGCGCAGAGCTCGTCGAGCCGGTCCAGGACGTCGTGAACCCGCTGGTTCAGACCGCTGGCCGGGTTCGGCCGACCCCCCGACTCCACCCCCAGGTGAAGGTCGGCGAAATGGATGATCCGCAGGCTTTTCACAAGGCGACAGTAGGCCCCAGCGGCGACAGTCCAGGGGGCTCCCGCCGGCGAGTGGGCCCGGGCCGATCCGGGTATACGGTTGGCGACGACAAAGGGAGGCGGCATGAAAGCCCAGGAGTTCGTGGGTCAGGCGAAGGACGTCCTGACGGTCAAGCGGGTGTTCGGCGACCCCTACGAGAAGAACGGGGTCACGGTCATTCCGGCGGCCGCGGTCCGGGGGGCCGGGGGCGGCGGTTCGGGAGAGGGCCCCGACGGCGAGGGCGGCAGCGGCTCGGGTGGAGGTTTCGGGCTGACCGGACGCCCTGTGGGCGCCTACGTCATCAAGGACGGCGTGGTGACCTGGCAGCCCGCGGTCGACCTCACGCGGGTCATCCTCGGGGGCCAGGTCCTGGCGGTGGTGATGATGCTGGTGCTGCGCTC
It encodes:
- a CDS encoding sporulation protein; translation: MKAQEFVGQAKDVLTVKRVFGDPYEKNGVTVIPAAAVRGAGGGGSGEGPDGEGGSGSGGGFGLTGRPVGAYVIKDGVVTWQPAVDLTRVILGGQVLAVVMMLVLRSMRKTRAKVKRAKIRKGG